One Globicephala melas chromosome 18, mGloMel1.2, whole genome shotgun sequence DNA segment encodes these proteins:
- the LOC115839069 gene encoding LOW QUALITY PROTEIN: protocadherin-8-like (The sequence of the model RefSeq protein was modified relative to this genomic sequence to represent the inferred CDS: inserted 5 bases in 3 codons; deleted 1 base in 1 codon) → MSHWRLRFPADTLHRAGLGSLLLLLLLLLVSGSCTETVNFLTFEEEALGTFIGVLSDHILFNSQREVPGQFHLIKINSSLVQVQEGDXVLRDAGLDLERLCGQAFKVVRFWQEQFRLVHVEVEVRDVNHHEPRFSRAQIPEEVSEGAAVGMRIPLEVPIDEDVEANGLQSVCLXPHSPFRVELQTRADGAQCADLVLLQELGHESQDAYNLELVAQAGGRPPRSATAALSVRVLDVNDHSPAFLQGAVAAVELAEDAPVGSLLLDLDAADPDKGPNGDVVFAFGSRTHPEARRLFRLDRRLGRLTLAGPVDYERQDTYELDVRAARARAATCGPGPRAATCKVIMRIRDVNDNAPDIAITPLADPSAPVASPFAAAAAALGGADATSSTGPGTPEAGAISLVPEGAVRESLVALVSTSDRDSGANGQVRCALYGHEHFRLQPAYAGSYLVVTAGSLDRERIAEYNLTLVAEDRGAPPLRTVRPYLVRVSDENDNEPLFTRPVYEVSVSENNLPGAYLASVAARDPDLGRNGQVTYRLLEAXVSTYVSLDPLTGELHARQCFDREELAELRLGLEALDGGSRPLRGRAVMRLHVEDQNDHAPRLVTPPLVSDSAQAPRPRDAPLGYLLTRLQARDTDKDLNADLTYILRSDCGPGALALHPATGELSLQCHLSPQPADPLTAAVVVPAGGRPAR, encoded by the exons ATGTCTCACTGGAGGCTCAGGTTCCCCGCTGACACTTTACACAGGGCTGGACTGGGGTCCCTgttgcttctgctgctgctgcttctggtgTCAGGGTCTTGCACCGAAACTGTCAATTTCCTCACCTTTGAGGAAGAAGCCCTCGGCACCTTCATCGGTGTTCTGTCTGACCACATCCTGTTTAATTCCCAGCGCGAGGTGCCAGGCCAGTTCCACCTTATTAAGATCAACAGCTCGCTGGTCCAGGTGCAAGAGGGCGA CGTCCTCAGAGATGCGGGCCTGGACCTCGAGCGGCTGTGCGGCCAGGCCTTCAAAGTGGTACGCTTTTGGCAGGAGCAGTTCCGGCTGGTGCAcgtggaggtggaggtgagggaCGTCAACCACCACGAGCCACGCTTTTCCCGGGCCCAGATCCCGGAGGAGGTGTCTGAGGGCGCGGCCGTGGGCATGCGCATCCCCCTGGAGGTGCCCATAGACGAGGACGTGGAGGCCAATGGGCTGCAGAGCGTGTGCCT GCCGCACAGCCCATTCCGCGTGGAGCTGCAGACGCGCGCGGACGGTGCCCAGTGCGCCGACCTGGTGCTGCTGCAGGAGCTGGGCCACGAGAGCCAGGACGCCTACAACCTGGAGCTGGTGGCCCAGGCCGGAGGCCGCCCACCGCGCTCCGCCACGGCCGCCCTCAGTGTGCGCGTGCTGGACGTGAACGACCACAGTCCGGCCTTCCTGCAGGGCGCCGTCGCCGCGGTGGAGCTGGCGGAGGACGCGCCCGTGGGCTCGCTACTGCTCGACCTGGACGCGGCGGACCCCGACAAGGGCCCCAACGGCGACGTGGTGTTCGCCTTCGGCTCCCGTACCCATCCCGAGGCGCGCCGCCTCTTCCGCCTCGACCGGCGCTTGGGCCGCCTCACCCTGGCCGGGCCCGTGGACTACGAGCGCCAGGACACTTACGAACTGGACGTGCGGGCGGCCCGGGCC CGCGCCGCCACCTGCGGCCCCGGGCCCCGCGCCGCCACCTGCAAGGTCATCATGCGCATCCGCGACGTCAATGACAACGCGCCGGACATCGCCATCACCCCGCTGGCCGACCCGAGCGCGCCTGTCGCCTCGCccttcgccgccgccgccgctgctctCGGGGGTGCGGACGCGACCTCGTCGACCGGGCCCGGGACGCCAGAGGCCGGAGCCATCTCTCTGGTGCCAGAGGGGGCGGTACGCGAGAGCCTGGTGGCGCTGGTCAGCACCTCGGACAGGGACTCGGGAGCCAACGGGCAGGTGCGCTGCGCCCTCTATGGGCACGAGCACTTCCGACTGCAGCCGGCCTACGCGGGCAGCTACCTGGTGGTGACCGCGGGGTCGCTGGACCGCGAACGCATCGCCGAGTACAACCTGACGCTGGTGGCCGAGGACCGCGGCGCGCCCCCGCTGCGCACCGTGCGGCCCTACCTGGTGCGGGTGAGCGACGAGAACGACAACGAGCCGCTCTTCACGCGGCCGGTCTACGAGGTGTCGGTGAGTGAGAACAACCTGCCCGGGGCCTACTTGGCCTCGGTGGCCGCCAGGGACCCGGACCTGGGCCGCAACGGCCAGGTCACCTACCGGCTGCTGGAGG TCGTGTCCACCTACGTCTCATTGGACCCCCTCACTGGGGAGCTGCACGCACGACAGTGCTTTGACCGCGAGGAACTGGCTGAGCTGCGGCTGGGGCTGGAGGCGCTCGATGGCGGCTCTCGGCCGCTCCGGGGCCGGGCCGTGATGCGGCTGCATGTGGAGGACCAGAACGACCACGCGCCTCGGCTGGTGACCCCGCCGCTCGTCAGTGACTCAGCCCAGGCCCCTAGGCCCCGGGACGCGCCCCTGGGCTACCTGCTGACCCGACTGCAGGCTAGGGACACGGACAAAGACCTCAACGCGGACCTGACTTACATTCTCCGCAGCGACTGCGGCCCCGGGGCGCTAGCGCTACACCCGGCCACGGGTGAGCTGTCCCTGCAGTGCCACCTGTCCCCGCAGCCCGCCGACCCGCTGACGGCGGCCGTCGTGGTGCCGGCCGGAGGCCGGCCGGCCCGGTAG